One window of Methanobacterium alkalithermotolerans genomic DNA carries:
- a CDS encoding sensor histidine kinase, giving the protein MVKSDSELMIAELSALYEISSLLFLDSEEDILRESLEKAVRLFGVRYYLLFYVKEGDIEVISSWGFRNPENFNLKKLKPNQFYHSFNQVTNLKIFMEQSSPIDQRQLRIYNLFINSLENSLIKARNILMREKAERALRESEIMYRTIFENTGTGTLILEEDGTILLVNSEFERLSGYVKEEVQKKKNWKEFLSPEEKEKIMDYHKLRRNDPSAVPQNYEFQFQDKNKNLRDFYINVALIPGTSKSLVSLLDISPLKKTERELKISLKEKKMLLKEIHHRVKNNLMVISSLLNIQSRKINDAETRDIFKESQNRAKAMALIHERLYRSSDLKKINFGEYVRSLSTDIFHTYMSHDNRLDLKLQVEDIMLDIDTIVPLGLILNELVSNCLKHAFPSGKEGEIKVDFHKKGDQFVLKVIDDGIGFPNDLDYKNTSSLGLQLIYSLADQIDATIIFHRGPGTEFDILFREMAIEKE; this is encoded by the coding sequence ATGGTAAAATCTGACTCTGAACTAATGATTGCTGAATTATCAGCCCTTTATGAAATTTCATCTCTGCTATTTTTAGATTCAGAAGAAGATATTTTAAGGGAATCCTTAGAAAAAGCAGTTCGGCTATTTGGAGTGAGATATTATCTTTTATTTTATGTTAAAGAGGGCGATATAGAAGTTATAAGTAGCTGGGGGTTTAGAAATCCTGAAAATTTTAATCTGAAAAAATTAAAACCCAATCAATTTTATCATTCCTTTAATCAGGTGACTAACTTAAAGATATTTATGGAACAATCTTCACCAATTGACCAGCGCCAGCTACGTATATATAATCTATTTATTAATAGTCTGGAAAATTCTCTTATAAAGGCCCGTAATATTCTAATGAGGGAAAAAGCAGAAAGAGCGCTGAGAGAATCAGAAATAATGTACCGGACTATATTTGAAAATACAGGTACAGGTACTCTAATTTTAGAAGAAGATGGTACCATATTGCTTGTAAATAGTGAATTCGAACGTCTTTCAGGTTATGTAAAAGAAGAAGTTCAAAAAAAGAAAAACTGGAAAGAATTCTTATCACCAGAAGAAAAGGAAAAAATAATGGATTATCATAAATTACGCAGAAATGATCCTTCTGCAGTTCCCCAAAATTATGAATTTCAGTTCCAGGATAAAAATAAGAATCTAAGGGACTTTTATATAAATGTAGCACTCATACCCGGTACCTCTAAAAGTCTGGTTTCCCTGCTTGATATAAGTCCCCTTAAAAAAACTGAGAGGGAGTTGAAAATATCCTTAAAGGAAAAGAAGATGCTTTTAAAGGAAATCCATCACAGGGTAAAAAATAATCTAATGGTTATATCCAGCCTGCTGAATATACAGTCCAGGAAAATTAATGATGCAGAAACCAGGGATATTTTTAAAGAAAGTCAGAATCGAGCCAAGGCCATGGCCCTGATTCATGAAAGATTATATCGCTCCAGCGACCTTAAAAAGATAAATTTTGGAGAATATGTACGTTCCCTATCCACAGATATATTCCATACCTACATGTCCCATGATAATCGGCTGGATTTGAAGTTGCAAGTGGAGGATATTATGCTGGATATTGACACCATTGTTCCTCTGGGGTTGATTTTAAATGAATTAGTATCCAATTGCCTCAAACATGCCTTCCCCTCAGGTAAAGAAGGTGAAATAAAAGTTGATTTCCATAAAAAAGGAGATCAATTTGTTTTAAAGGTCATTGATGATGGTATTGGCTTCCCCAATGACCTTGACTATAAAAATACCTCTTCACTGGGCCTGCAATTAATATATAGTTTGGCTGACCAAATTGATGCTACCATAATTTTTCATAGAGGACCTGGAACTGAATTTGATATATTATTTAGGGAAATGGCCATCGAAAAGGAGTAA
- the radA gene encoding DNA repair and recombination protein RadA produces MVELEDLPNVGEKTAQKLRDAGFGDMMRLATATGKELAVKAEIGEGVADKVIEAARKAEQIDFETALDVMERRKDVGRITVGSEAFNELIGGGIETQAITEVFGEFGSGKSQISHELAVTIQLPPEKGGLDAECVFIDTENTFRPERIEQIANGFELDIEEVLKKIHIARAFNSNHQILMAEKVNELIQSGVNIRLLIVDSLTAHFRAEYVGRESLANRQQKLNQHLHTLQNIANTYNTAVFVTNQVQARPDAFFGSPTKAIGGHVLGHAATYRIWLKKGLAGKRIARLVDSPHLPEGESVFKITTEGIVD; encoded by the coding sequence ATGGTGGAACTTGAAGATTTACCGAATGTAGGCGAAAAAACTGCTCAAAAACTTCGTGATGCTGGATTTGGAGATATGATGAGGTTGGCCACAGCTACTGGGAAAGAATTAGCTGTTAAGGCTGAAATTGGCGAGGGAGTAGCTGATAAAGTAATTGAAGCTGCTCGAAAAGCAGAACAAATTGATTTCGAAACGGCACTGGATGTTATGGAAAGACGTAAAGATGTGGGCCGTATTACTGTGGGTAGCGAAGCTTTCAATGAACTGATTGGAGGAGGGATTGAAACTCAGGCCATAACTGAAGTATTTGGAGAATTTGGATCAGGAAAAAGTCAGATATCTCATGAACTGGCAGTAACTATTCAGTTACCTCCCGAAAAGGGAGGGCTTGATGCAGAATGTGTCTTCATTGATACTGAAAATACCTTCCGTCCAGAAAGAATAGAACAAATTGCCAATGGATTTGAACTGGACATAGAAGAGGTTTTAAAAAAAATACACATCGCACGGGCTTTTAACTCTAACCATCAGATATTAATGGCGGAAAAAGTAAATGAATTGATTCAAAGTGGAGTTAATATTCGCTTATTAATAGTTGATTCTCTAACTGCCCATTTCCGGGCAGAATATGTGGGACGGGAATCACTGGCTAATCGCCAGCAAAAATTAAATCAGCACCTGCACACTTTACAGAATATTGCCAATACCTATAACACCGCTGTTTTTGTAACTAACCAGGTACAGGCCCGTCCTGATGCTTTCTTTGGAAGCCCTACCAAGGCGATTGGCGGCCACGTTTTGGGCCACGCGGCTACTTACAGGATATGGCTCAAAAAAGGATTGGCAGGTAAAAGAATTGCTCGATTGGTGGATAGTCCCCATCTTCCAGAGGGTGAAAGCGTATTTAAGATTACCACCGAGGGTATTGTTGACTGA
- a CDS encoding AEC family transporter, with translation MDLKSVETVLSIIVMVILGYLIRRWGVLEAKDAQSLNKIVVNLAIPSMIFLAMYGADLSIIPILVPIPLVCIMVAAITGTLAYIWTRSKNLPQKTRWSIIIPAAMLNSGFLGYPIALGVFGTDGLVRAIFYDMGSILVFIGFGIILLFIFGGRYQDILKRAIIFPPLWGIILGTAANYWTIPLGFLVDDVLGYLAGAAIPLIMISLGLSLELKGIKENIEAATITSIIRLIISPAIAFLIVYMIGMSGLERTVTIIQAAMPSAMLSMVLAINYELDLKLTASCVFFTTILSLVTLPIIMALI, from the coding sequence ATGGATTTAAAATCAGTAGAAACTGTACTATCTATAATTGTAATGGTAATCCTGGGATACCTCATACGCCGTTGGGGAGTTCTAGAGGCAAAGGATGCCCAGTCCCTTAATAAGATAGTGGTCAATTTAGCCATACCGTCCATGATTTTCCTGGCAATGTACGGTGCTGATTTATCCATAATTCCTATACTAGTACCTATACCTCTTGTATGTATCATGGTAGCTGCCATTACCGGGACTCTTGCCTATATATGGACCCGTAGCAAAAATTTACCTCAAAAAACAAGATGGAGCATCATCATACCGGCAGCAATGCTAAATTCCGGCTTTTTAGGTTATCCAATTGCCCTTGGCGTTTTTGGAACAGATGGACTGGTAAGGGCAATATTCTACGACATGGGATCTATACTGGTTTTCATTGGATTTGGGATCATTTTGCTTTTTATTTTCGGAGGCAGGTACCAGGATATACTTAAAAGAGCCATAATATTCCCTCCGTTATGGGGCATCATTCTGGGAACAGCAGCCAACTACTGGACAATTCCACTGGGGTTCCTGGTGGATGATGTGCTTGGTTATCTGGCAGGGGCAGCCATACCTTTAATTATGATATCCCTGGGACTATCTTTAGAATTGAAGGGTATAAAAGAAAATATTGAAGCGGCAACCATAACCAGTATCATCCGATTAATAATATCTCCTGCTATAGCCTTTTTAATTGTATATATGATAGGAATGAGTGGCTTAGAAAGAACTGTGACTATAATTCAGGCGGCTATGCCTTCTGCCATGCTATCCATGGTTTTGGCCATAAATTATGAACTCGATCTAAAATTAACTGCATCATGCGTATTTTTCACCACCATTTTGAGTTTAGTAACTCTGCCTATAATCATGGCTTTGATTTAA